The Ricinus communis isolate WT05 ecotype wild-type chromosome 8, ASM1957865v1, whole genome shotgun sequence sequence ATTCCAACCCATTATCATCATAACACATTACtcaattttacattttttcgTTGCcatcaaattaaataactaagaAAATTACCCCATCCTTGTCAATCATTAATCTTTCATCCATTTCTTGCCCTCATCTGCACAATCCCTAATCCccaatttctttaatttgtcTCTGTAAACCCCAATTCTCTttgaaagaatttaataaaagaaagcgAAAATGGTGTTAGCACAATTAGGAGGGAGTATATCCCGTGCCATACAGCAGATGAGCAATGCTACCATAATCGATGAGAAAGCATTGAACGATTGTCTCAATGAGATCACACGCGCTCTTCTTCAGTCTGATGTTCAATTCAAGCTTGTTCGTGATATGCAAACCAATATCAAGAAAATTGTCAATCTTGATGATCTTGCTGCTGGTCATAATAAGCGTAAGATCATACAGCAGGTAATTATTGTTATCTTTTCATGGGTTTGTATTTAATTACTATGAAATTGGAGATTTTGAGAGTAAAGGTCGcacttttatgttctttttgtttttgggtTGTTGCAGGCAATATTTAATGAGCTTTGCAAAATGTTGGATCCTGGGAAACCTTCATTTACTCCAAAGAAAGGGAAAACAAGTGTAGTTATGTTTGTTGGTTTACAAGGTATAGTATATAGATGTGCTCGTTTGGATTATTTAGTGATAATTCATAGTGAATTAAAGGTGACTGCATTTAGTATTAGTTCATGCTGTCATATTTATGTTAGTAATATTAGTTTAAACTAAATTATCTTTATTCTATGTTTTTCTAGTTACCTCctttattttgtaaaaaattttCAGGGTCTGGGAAAACCACAACTTGTACTAAATATGCATATTATCATCAGAAAAAAGGTTGGAAACCAGCTTTAGTTTGTGCTGATACATTCAGGGCTGGTGCTTTTGATCAGCTGAAGCAAAATGCCACTAAAGCTAAAATTCCATTTTATGGAAGGTACTTGTTTtcatctattttctttttcagataAGTTGACACAGAAAGGCGATACAACCATAAGATAATTCGTATGTGCTTTTGCGTGTTATAATATGTTTTGGCTTGTGTACAGTTATATGGAATCAGATCCTGTGAAGATTGCTGTGGAAGGAGTGGAAAGATTTAAGAAAGAGAATTGTGATCTTATAATTGTTGATACCAGTGGACGACATAAACAGGAAGCTGCCCTTTTTGAAGAAATGCGCCAAGTGTCTGAAGCAACGgtattttctgtttttactAATCTGCCCATGATCATTTAATCGAAATGAATTTTAGGCATTTTAGGttcttacatatttttttttctttttccagaaACCAGATCTTGTTATTTTTGTTATGGATAGCAGTATTGGTCAAGCTGCTTTTGATCAAGCTCAAGCATTTAAGCAAAGTGTCGCAGTTGGAGCTGTTATTGTTACCAAAATGGATGGTCATGCAAAGGGTGGTGGCGCGCTTAGTGCGTAAGTATTAGTATGGTTATTGTACTTGTAATTTTAAGTGGTCTTAAATGCTGTTGTCAAAGTAGTTATTTCAGCTGCTTTGCCTACAGATTGAAATAGAAGAAGCATTCTTTAACCGAAATGATTTACTAACTTCTGAATTTGGTATTTGTAAAGCAGCAATACTTTGTGAAATTCtccatttttgttttatttctcTCGCGGAGCTGGCGTTTTCTTTTACATGTCTTGCTATGAAATTCATTCTATCTAGTAAAGAACTTCTTAACAATTAATAGCCACCTGTTAAGATTTGTGCCAGTGACTTATCTTGTTTAACTATcatgataatataaatttctattttgtgAAACATTTTTCAGTGTTGCAGCAACAAAGAGTCCTGTTATATTCATTGGAACAGGAGAGCATATGGATGAATTTGAAGTTTTTGATGTCAAACCTTTTGTTAGTCGCCTTTTAGGTGCCAACTTCCCTTCAGTTCTTGcagttttgttttcttgatcTCTTCCAACTCCCAAagccctttttttcttttaacttctGCTTTATCTTATTGAGATTAATTGGTTAATGATATTTTGCACATAGGCATGGGTGACTGGTCTGGATTTATGGACAAAATTCACGAGGTAGTTCCTATGGATCAACAGCCTGAGCTTCTGCAAAAACTTTCAGAAGGAAACTTTACCTTGAGGATTATGTACGAGCAATTTCAGAATATTCTCAAGATGGGTCCCATTGGCCAGGTTCTTATCTTATCTTTTTAGATTGAACATATTGTGCATTTATCAATGACAACTATACAAATAGGTAATAAGTTGCCTACTGTCTAGGACATCTAGTTTGTAGATGATTTCTTAGCTTTACATGTTTATAGAGAATCAGCTTTGATCTCAAGGGAGTAACTATATGGTGAATAAGCATGGTCAGAAGCACAATTTAAAGTTATGCGATGTTATTGTCTCCTTCTAATTCAAGACATCACCGTGTCATCTTATCATTGATTTCTTGACATTTAAATGGGATAGAAGCATATTCCtaagtaatattatttatctcCAATGTGGATCACCTAGTGAAGAATATTGTTATGTGCATGCTTCTGTTAGTATTAACTCATGTCATTTGTAAAATGGGCTTGTGATCTATAATATAGCTTTTAATGATTTTACTTCCGTAAAGTTGGTAGAAGGCAGAAATCATAACCTTTGCTTTTGATggattactaattttattgttgaaaaattatatgatattgGACATGATCACAATCAATTTAACTATGATTAATTGGTCTTATTAGCTATAATGCTATATCAAATTGAGATGTTAAAATTTCTTGACTTTGAATTTTATGtgattagattattaattgcaatatctctctctctctgtgcCCACTTTCTCCCAATATTTGGGCTGTCTTTAAGTTGAAATTTCCTTGAGCATTTTGTGTAGGTATTTTCGATGCTTCCAGGATTTAGTGCTGAACTAATGCCAAAAGGTCGTGAAAAGGAGAGCCAGGCAAAGATTAAGCGATATATGACCATGATGGATTCGATGACAAATGAAGGTGAGCGACTGCTAATTTCTGTATTCATGTTTAGTATGTTGCCTTTTGGATAAAGGAGATTTGCATTTCTGTTTGTTGAAACTGCCGGTTTGTGATCTCTAGTTTCTCATTCTTGCAGAACTGGATAGCTCTAATCCAAAGCTTATGAACGACTCTCGTATTATGAGGATAGCACGGGGTTCTGGCCGCCAAGTTAGAGAAGTAATGGAGATGTTTGAAGAATACAAACGTCTGGCCAAAATTTGGAGCAAGATGAAGGGACTTAAGATTCCTAAGAAGGGTGAAATGAGTGCCCTGTCCAGAAATATGAATGCACAACACATGAGCAAAGTTCTCCCTCCACAAATGCTGAAGCAGATAGGTGGCATGGGCGGCTTGCAAAATTTGATGAAGCAAATGGGTTCTGCCAAGGACATGATGGGGATGTTTGGAGGTGGGGAAAATAAAGTGTAATTAGAGCTGCACTGGTGAAATGCATTGGATTCCAATTATGAAGCATAGGTTTGGCAGGCAGGAGGAGTTCACAAGCAGATGAAATGTCACTAACTGTTCAGCCAGATAAATTCTTGGTGGTTGATGCaattggtttttcttttcccctaGTACAGCAATATTGTTCTTAACGATAGTTGACAGTTTGGCCTGTTTTGTATGTATTGACTtggaaaaagaggaaaaaccACATGAGTGGAATTTGATGTTTCAGGCCATCGAGCATAGATACTTTTGTTAAGTGTTCCAGCAGGATTATACTATTGGGAATTTGCAGAGGTCATCTTCTATACATTGACAGTTCAGTTTGCCTGGCAAGGAAATTGTAAATTTGTTGTCTTATATAAAATGGAAGGAATATGGACCACTAGATTGATTGAAATTCAGCAAGGATGGGAATCAGGCGACAGCCCATACGTTCTTAAAAATAATGCCTGAATGCGAATTAACGCAATGTTATTCTTTGTTACTGAGATTTTCCTTTTCACTCTGTCTTATAGTTTTACCTTGGTCATGGACGCTTTGAGGCCCTACACTCCCACAAACAGGgaacaaagaacaaaaatgCCTTGCATTTTCATCTGCTGACAAGATATTCTATTTACTGTGTCAAGTTAAATGCCCAAGTCTTCATATTCTACTGACATTCTGTTCCTGTTCGATGCTTAACCCTCAGTTGGAAAAATGAAAGTTATGAAAGCAGACAAGAAGGGAGGATGACGAGATGatgaaatttaatgatttagaTTTATCCCATGAATAATATACATGTCCGTTTTCTAGAGCCCTGTgtacatttatatttaaactaaattattcaGACTACGATTACATGATGCATGCTGGCAACCTCTACAGCAAATACACTGATATACCGAGTATGTAACTGTAATTTGAATATACATAATAAACATGGACGGGTTCCACTTCCTCGCATTACATCTCACCTTTCCAAGAATTTGCTCAAAACCGTTTTTCTGAAAGGAGTTTCCTCTTCCTCGTCTTCTTTATCTGACTTCACATGTGTATTTAGAGCACAACGAATTACTGAATTGATTTGCATCCTCAGCCTTGCATTATCGACAAAAACTTCTGTCAGCAACTTCCTCAACTCATCATCACTTTTATCACTGCCAATCATGTTGAATGTTTCATCCAATCCCGCCACAGAATTTTCTACATCTTGTGCCAGGAGCTGTGCCTGTTCAAATTTATGAAATGAATGTGAGAAACGATTGTTTCGAAAGATAtcattatgagaaaaataGATTCCAGGTGCCaaagctttcattttgaaaGTAATGATTGGAATTTACCTCCGCAAGAAGAAGACCGATTCTATTGTCAGATGTTGTCAAGAGGTCTATGGCATCGGATGGCGATGAAGTGTCCACAATCAATCTATCTTCCTCTTCAATGAGGAAATTAACACTACACTCTTGAAGCCTATTGCGGAGAATTTCACACTCATGCAACAACTTCGTATTGGCAGTAGTTACAGTCTGTGTTCTTTGCTTTTCCTTTTGAAGAACTCTCTGTAAATAGACATGCAACAAAATGAAGTTGATGGTTTGTTTTTTCCcgaataaaatttgattccaATAAAACAATGAGCACAAGAATCTCGATAGATGATGTAATTGCCCACAAAACACCTCTTTAACTAAAggggcaaaaagaaaaggtagaTAGATCGAAAGATAAATTACCTCTACTTCTAACTTTTCTTTCATCAAGCGGCTAAGCTCTTGTTTCAGATCTGACTGAGAAGTACGAAGAGATTTCACCTCCTTAACGAGAAGCTTTACATCTGCTTTTGACTTTAACTCCAGCTCCTCGTGATGCTTATGCAAGTTTTCGAGATCTTCTCTTGCAACATCCAACTGCTGCAACAACATTTCATTCTCCTGAGTGATTGAAGCTTTTGCAGACTCAACATGTGCCCTTTCATCCTGTAATATTCTCACACATTATTCACTATACAACTCACAGGCAATAGAACAGAATATAGTAAATAGAAGGCTTAGTTTAGAAAATACCTGTTCAGATTTCAATTTCAACTCCATCTCTAAACACTGCTTACGTAGTTCTTCCACATCCCACTGCATTTGTGTGAATCTTTCCCTTTCAAGTAAAACAGCTTGCTGCATGTTTTCTTTACAGCTATTCCTAGTAGTCTCAAGATCCACTTCCAAATCTTTAACCTACAAAAGAATCCTCTAGATTAGTTGCAAACATGGTATTGAAATTGGAAACTATAATCTCTTTCCTTACCATTCTAACAATCACAGTCAGTGCAGAAACCATTATGAACACTATACCTAAGGCTTACTTGAGAACCATACCTCCAGCACAGAGTAATAAAGTCAACTCTTAAACTTCAAACCAAATCTGCCTCctactaattaatttgaatcTTCTTTGAGGACTCCTAACATACTAACTTCAAGCCAAATCAAAGATCTAGTTTAGGGTTTAGATAAATCCAGTCTTTACATAGCATAAACACAAGTCAAATCTAATCAATTGAATCCTAGTAAACTAAATACAGAAAGTGTAAAAGCTCAGAAAGAGAAAttaagcttaataaaaatgcCAAGTGATGAAATACAATTAGACTTAGAGCAAAGATAATGACATGAGTCATCATGCAGTAGATACACAAGAAGACAAAATGACTGAAAGAATCAAACAGCTATTTTCAAGATAtatttgacaaaaaaaaaaaggacaaaTAGATCAATGTGCgagattttgtttttaaattaatcaCTTCTATAGTATCTAGGAAACCAGTAAGAAAGAATTTATTTCGATgtccaaataaattttatttaatgccAACCAAAACAAAGTTACATATGAAAGGTCGGAAATGTGGTCAAGCATACCTTGGTTGCCAGGAATTGTCTTACAGCAACTTCTTGATTTAATCTGGCAATAAGATCCTCCATGTCTGTTTTTGCTGTAACAAGTCTCTGCTGGACAGTATTAAGAACCCTATTCAACTTGTGGCGCTCTTCTGATGGAAAGACAACTAGTAAATCTCTTGGGAACTGTAAATTTGAGTTTACAAGAGCATCAATTACTTTAGAAGTTTCAGAACCTTCTGGAAGGTCTAGGGAGTCATCACCAAACAAATTGCCGACCCCCAAATTTGATATTTCACTAGCTTTTATAGAACTTAAGTCACTCCCAGTACTATCTGTTGATACTCTGCGGATATGACCATCCAGTCTCTGATACTCAACTCGAGGTAAAGGTTCGTCAGCATCCCCAAGAAAAGATTTGCCTCCAGATCTACTTTCAGAAAGTTTATCTCCACtaacaatatttttctctcttccaGAATGCATTTTCCGCCAGGAAAATCTTTCCAGGTTATCCAGAATAGATTTTCGGTTCAATATGCCATATGTAACAGTCGTTTCCActgtatcaattatattttgttcAGAAGTGGAAGTCTCCAATCCCAAATCAACACTGTTGTCTCTTGCATGCCTTAGTGTTCCATGTTCTGATATTGCAGGAGAATCGTTATCATGATCTGATGTGACTGATAAACCACCAGCCAGCAAAGAAACATCTGAGCTGGTATGGAAAAGAGCTGATGGAATTATGTCACCAGCAGAAGAATTTGCACCTAAACTTTGCTGATTCGCATCATCAAAATCTGGAGAGGATACAAGTTACATCTTAATTAGAAAAGCTTTATCATTTGAGCACTTGGTGTATAACTTTTAAATGTCCCTTGGACTCAGGCGGTAGATGTTCTGGGTCGAAGAACctactttctaatattttcacAGTTTTCCAACTATTGCAGTGTAAAAATGCTATACACATGTCCAAGTCCCTGATACATGGATGCTTTATGTAAAGtcaagaatttaaaaaacCATTAAGTCATTAACATATGACAAATTCCATTCAGGTTTCAGCAAGAAACCCAACATTATATCAAGATGTATCAATGAACACTCACATGACCTTGCAGCAGCTTCTAGTTCAAGAAATGTTCCAACAGGAGCACTTCTTGATACATCAATATCTGATAATAGCTTTTCCATCCAATCCTCCAAAGAACATCTCCGCTGCAAGATACTAATCATTTTAAGAATATCATTATCATAATAGGAAACAATTTTTTGTTAGTATCTGAAGAGAAtcagataaaagaaagaataaattatgtaAGTTGCCATTTCTCTTATGCTATAAATAATTGACTGAAGAAAAGCAAATGAATGCTCATagtataaatcaaattgagtATTACACACATCATCACCAAAAAGATGCAAATTAACAAAAGATGGGGAAGGAATAGAAGCTGTTCCACATATCCTGTCAGGCTGCGCAAGGCCTTGGAACTAGCTAAAAGCATGGATTCTCTATGTAATTTAGTACTACTGATGGAGACGAGAGTACGAACATGCAAGTCTCCATCTTTGTATCGGTGGGTAATCTGTCTGTTCTTTCTTACTCTGGTGGTTGGAGTGGGAGCCGGAGGAAATACAAAAGTAGAGCAAAAGAGAGATATTCAGGGACCCACCCGCATATTCTCTTCATATAGacagagaaaataattttctattccGAACACACATTAAAATAATGCAAATATAGTCcattgttattttaaaaaccATTGATTCTGCTGGTTTTAAGATTCTATAACTGGAAATAGACATATGATAACAGTGAAatgaaagggaaaagaaagcTATCCACCTCTTCTAGTATCACCCTACTTTTCCTTCTCAAAATCCTCTTTGGCGGAGCTGGAGGCAGAGTTTTCTCAGGAAATACTTTTTTAAGCTGCAAGACATAGTAAAAATGAGAATTTATTGAAATCTCAATAACCAAATGAGATGAAAAATGATTCACATTCAACAAATGCACCATCTCAAAAGCAAATCAAAACTCTAACAATGCAAGTACACTGCACATCTCACTCACTTCAGAAAgtaaattcaagaattcacTATATCTTCGTAACAGTCCTCGATTCGTGGTGATCCCTTCTGGTGACTGTATACCAACTTGGACTCTGTAAAACTGTGGTGTCCGTAAAGAATGTTAAACCAGAAAATtgtaaaatcataataaataacttCAAGGAAAAAAACAGATAAACTACATGATGTAGTGTTACTAACTacaaattaacttttattgtCTAATCAACCAAACAGCCAAAGTCATCCCCTAATATACTATATTCAATACCTGTGAGAAAGACCAGAAAGCAATCTTACAGCTTCCAACAAGAAAACTTGTCTAATTTGAGAACAAACAAAGTAAATCTGAGAAGAAAAGCATACCACCACAGGATCTGAAGCTCTCGACTTTGATAGAAGAGTCCATGAAGGAAGCGTGACACAGTAACTCCATCCTGTATGAGAGTCATGAGGCCAAATAGAGTCCCGTCCGTCCTACATTTAGTACTAGGATATATTATGAAATATGGCCAATTGAATGCAAGCTCAAAGTGCATAAATATTTGTGTTACAGCTGAAAATGTGTATTTTTACATCATTATACAAGTGAGAATTTCTTTGGTGGACATCTATAAGCTACACCAGAATTTCTGCTATCCCTAAACCACCCATTGGATCACTGGAAGCTCAAGGATAACAACTgagaataatatattagagCAGTTCTGGCATTAAGTTCCAAGCACATAACTGCAGTTCATTATGAATCTAAAATTCATGTTATCACCCAAGAAGTTTATACTACTTGTGCTCTTCTATGCAGCTCTAATTACCATTCCATTTGCTGCAAGTTTCATGGACATCCTTCAAAAAGAAACTCTGATTTTCTGCAATTTGTTCTATGAGACCCAAATTACCATCCTTAAACCGTTTACTTATCAAGACCAAGAATATTCACATGTAAAGTTCCCAAAATCACGAAAGCAACCATCACAACCAATTTAGTTTCTAATTGAgcaaattttatgcatttttgagaacaaagattttttttttctccgtTTCTGAATTTTGTAACAAAAAAGGACATGAAAATGAGATACATTGCAATGAATTTTTCTAGTACAATGAGGCAGCTAGCTAGCACAAGGGAAGCTATATATATGCGGGCAACCTAAAAAGCATAGTTTGGAAGATCAAAATTCACAGTCTCACCTCTATTTCATAAAATTGTCACCTTTGCAACAAATGCTACAAAATTTAAGCTCCAACTATtcccttaattttttatttttccaaaaaaaaaaaaaacataatcaattaaaaaattcaactCAATCAACAATCaactccaaaaagaaaagacaacaAAACCTAAACATTACATATCAACAACGGTAACAATCAAGTTATTACACACCCATATGCGAAAAGCTCTAAAAGATGTAAATTGGGACATACCCATTTACGAGGAGGGAGACTCCAGTCCATCCCCAAAGGCAAAGGCGATGTGCCATCATGACGGTGCCTTGGTGGGCTGTTAGGCTTCTTATGCTTAGGCATCGCGGATTTAACATcgattttattatcattattattatccCCATAATAACTAGTGGTAGTACCATGGTAGACTTTATCATCAGAAAAGTCTGATGATGAAGATGAACGGCGGAGAAAATGACGATGTTGAAAAATCGGATCAGAGAAATCAGCGAAGTCGAATAGAGAAAGGTCGTGAGCATACagattcatttttattatgtgCTTTCTGTTTGGTAATAACAAACCgatatttctatttcaatCTAAACACTTTCTCTTCACACCTAATTCTAACAGGATTTTGATCTCTCTctgtcctttttttttcacttgTCAGTTGTCAGTTTCAGTGATCGATTGTAAATCTGTAATTAAAAACTTAACTGCAGGGCCTTAATTCAAAGTTCAAGACTTTTGACTGCGGCGTGTTTGTTGCATTCATCAGCAAAGCATATATCTGTCCATCGCCTAAATACCCACCAGCGCCACCATGTCCAGCCCAACTCCAACAAGAAGTCTTCAAAACGACATGGTTTCACATAAGTACATTTTTTATTCACCCATAAAAAATGGCTGATATTTAGGTTACCATAAATAGTTGGTATGAAGACACATGtatagtattagaaaatatacaattcgACTGGTTAATCATAtcagaattttaaatttagattggTGGACCCTAAATGGTTTGTATCAAGCATAATTTTAATACAGCtctgttaaatttattataaatcaggattttaaattgtaac is a genomic window containing:
- the LOC8282364 gene encoding signal recognition particle 54 kDa protein 2 is translated as MVLAQLGGSISRAIQQMSNATIIDEKALNDCLNEITRALLQSDVQFKLVRDMQTNIKKIVNLDDLAAGHNKRKIIQQAIFNELCKMLDPGKPSFTPKKGKTSVVMFVGLQGSGKTTTCTKYAYYHQKKGWKPALVCADTFRAGAFDQLKQNATKAKIPFYGSYMESDPVKIAVEGVERFKKENCDLIIVDTSGRHKQEAALFEEMRQVSEATKPDLVIFVMDSSIGQAAFDQAQAFKQSVAVGAVIVTKMDGHAKGGGALSAVAATKSPVIFIGTGEHMDEFEVFDVKPFVSRLLGMGDWSGFMDKIHEVVPMDQQPELLQKLSEGNFTLRIMYEQFQNILKMGPIGQVFSMLPGFSAELMPKGREKESQAKIKRYMTMMDSMTNEELDSSNPKLMNDSRIMRIARGSGRQVREVMEMFEEYKRLAKIWSKMKGLKIPKKGEMSALSRNMNAQHMSKVLPPQMLKQIGGMGGLQNLMKQMGSAKDMMGMFGGGENKV
- the LOC8282365 gene encoding PX domain-containing protein EREX, whose translation is MNLYAHDLSLFDFADFSDPIFQHRHFLRRSSSSSDFSDDKVYHGTTTSYYGDNNNDNKIDVKSAMPKHKKPNSPPRHRHDGTSPLPLGMDWSLPPRKWDGRDSIWPHDSHTGWSYCVTLPSWTLLSKSRASDPVVFYRVQVGIQSPEGITTNRGLLRRYSEFLNLLSELKKVFPEKTLPPAPPKRILRRKSRVILEERRCSLEDWMEKLLSDIDVSRSAPVGTFLELEAAARSYFDDANQQSLGANSSAGDIIPSALFHTSSDVSLLAGGLSVTSDHDNDSPAISEHGTLRHARDNSVDLGLETSTSEQNIIDTVETTVTYGILNRKSILDNLERFSWRKMHSGREKNIVSGDKLSESRSGGKSFLGDADEPLPRVEYQRLDGHIRRVSTDSTGSDLSSIKASEISNLGVGNLFGDDSLDLPEGSETSKVIDALVNSNLQFPRDLLVVFPSEERHKLNRVLNTVQQRLVTAKTDMEDLIARLNQEVAVRQFLATKVKDLEVDLETTRNSCKENMQQAVLLERERFTQMQWDVEELRKQCLEMELKLKSEQDERAHVESAKASITQENEMLLQQLDVAREDLENLHKHHEELELKSKADVKLLVKEVKSLRTSQSDLKQELSRLMKEKLEVERVLQKEKQRTQTVTTANTKLLHECEILRNRLQECSVNFLIEEEDRLIVDTSSPSDAIDLLTTSDNRIGLLLAEAQLLAQDVENSVAGLDETFNMIGSDKSDDELRKLLTEVFVDNARLRMQINSVIRCALNTHVKSDKEDEEEETPFRKTVLSKFLER